In Armigeres subalbatus isolate Guangzhou_Male unplaced genomic scaffold, GZ_Asu_2 Contig1246, whole genome shotgun sequence, the DNA window AATTTTGGACTTCGATGTCGACAAAACATACCTCACTATGCTGGATGCGAAAAATATCCTTTCGGAGGTAGGAATGTATGTGGAGTTCCTGACGATATCCAGGGATCGGTTCTTGAAACCCAGCACGAGGATTCTCAATTTGATTCCTCGCTATTGTTCAAATTTGAAACACTTGGAAATCAGCGATTTTACATTCAATGGTAAAACCATAAAaccatttgatgaaatattcaaatcgCTTGAGGATCTCTCGTTGATAGGATGTAGCGTTGACGAAACTATTGGTCGAAGTTTGAAACTCGCCAAAAAGTTGAAAAGGCTGGATATTTCTGAGAACAGCGAAATCACTGGCAAATGCTTGACATTTGTGAAGAATTTGCAATCCTTGGACCTGGAAAGCTGTCAGAACATTCAGGGAACACATTTTGTTAGTTTCGCAGCGAAAAATAAAACTCTACAATATCTGAACATAACCTGCTGTGGTCGGTTGACTTCGGAAGCAATCAAAGCTATCGCGACCAACATGACTGAACTGAAGCACCTGGTGTGCAACAATAACTACGAAAGTGTAGACCCCGCAAGTATGGCACTGCTGGCTAGGATGCCAAGTCTGAGGGAGATGCAGTTCAAAATCAACGGATACACTTCCATCGATCATATGCTGGAAGGATTTGCCGAACTGAACCAATTGGAACACCTGGATCTATCCGATGGAATCTTCACCCCGATTGACTACAATCTGCTCAGCAAACTAACCAATCTGAAGGAACTCAAACTCAATTACAAGCTGGATTTGTCCGATGAACACTTGGCCAAGCTGTGCAGCACGGCGAACTTCACTGAGCTGCACATCGCCGGGTGCACCAAGATCACCGACAAGATGCTGATCGAGTTCATTCGCAAAAACCCTCGGCTTAAGCTGCTGGACATTTCCTACTGCCAGATCTCGGAGGGGCTGATCTTTTCCGCGATCGATATTCTGAAGGAGCAGGCGGTCGGGTGTCGGGAAGGTGGCCGCAAGCTGAAGATGATGGTCGGCCAAACCACCATCTGCCCGGTGATATTAAATGTAAGTAGGCTTCATTTCTTTCTAGGTATGTAAAATGTGTACaacattttgtagacacactttttggaacagcATTTCCCGAATATACTTGGCAACAAGTTCCTTTCAACGGGGtattgtttgttattgttcTTTATTCTTGCTTGTTCTTAATTCTgccttttccttatttcttcttcctccatTTTTCTTGCTCCTTTCTTGATTCTGATTTGTTTTCAGCAATgcaaaacttttatttttttcatttaaagaaaaacaatagttgtaagaatttctggatttcctattcatatgggacaaatatgcgattcacggcagtataggtcACTTTGTGTGTACATATCAACAGataacaaaacattgaaaaagttttcaagtaaaaaacgaaatacgtatctgtttatACAAACAAAGTTGattatagtggaattaaatggaagaaTTATAAAGTCTTATAACTgtgtaacatttcccctataACGCTCTCAAATAATTAATCAAAACAATAGTTCACAAATCTAGTTTATTTACAAATAAACTGTTTTCTTCCTCGGTATCAATGCTTACCGATGCATTACATTTGGTTGTTAATTTACTGTTCAACTACCCACTTTTTAGCGGATTTCCTGTAGAAGATCTACTCTACTTTAACAGCGAATCCACCTGTTTTGTAGCCGAAGTCACTCCTGAACATGGATTTAAATTTTCAACCTGGTTGAATTTTTAATCATAATAAACTGatacagcaacagttcgctaactgggcgcgttttaactggactgttttttaactggggtttcgctaactgggccaaagcccagttaaaaagcagttatccgtcaaaaaacaacaacaaagactCGGCGACGAGGGGACTCTGAATGGTATATTTTTTAAGCTTCATGTAAAACACGATCACAACAATGCATCGCGATTTCCCTCGtgagcccagttaaaaagcggcgttcgttaagcagaccccacacgaggcatatattgacaatactttttcgtcaaa includes these proteins:
- the LOC134202494 gene encoding uncharacterized protein LOC134202494 isoform X3, producing MSRNNGGRGRGRGRGRGRGRGRGGANRNPVVPNVDDFAMYAASSDSDDEGDWMNSFALMEALNLMRDGMSGRAHFGKGPDPSSGSDDKVLYTEDGFKINTIYASFKQNAEMVTETVVRKLFEQFGEIKTVRIHTSQNNNMYDDGEVASGGRGSGRGGNRRNNRNERIIRYGFISYERCEDAAKSLRKKHLLNKHCYIAPADSWHQEAYLKKMKEGETQSNEPDVTAGSSSGATGGASAEGQTVEAELNCSIKTDSTDPTQPEPEGTNILHLNDDCLLMICDYLELMDLLALKKTCTRMEVIAVETFKRYKILDFDVDKTYLTMLDAKNILSEVGMYVEFLTISRDRFLKPSTRILNLIPRYCSNLKHLEISDFTFNGKTIKPFDEIFKSLEDLSLIGCSVDETIGRSLKLAKKLKRLDISENSEITGKCLTFVKNLQSLDLESCQNIQGTHFVSFAAKNKTLQYLNITCCGRLTSEAIKAIATNMTELKHLVCNNNYESVDPASMALLARMPSLREMQFKINGYTSIDHMLEGFAELNQLEHLDLSDGIFTPIDYNLLSKLTNLKELKLNYKLDLSDEHLAKLCSTANFTELHIAGCTKITDKMLIEFIRKNPRLKLLDISYCQISEGLIFSAIDILKEQAVGCREGGRKLKMMVGQTTICPVILNQFRFRILSSKLTDIC